From the genome of Triticum aestivum cultivar Chinese Spring chromosome 1A, IWGSC CS RefSeq v2.1, whole genome shotgun sequence:
AGGACGCATGCTGACTGTCACGCGGGGTGTGCGGAACCGTGAGGTAGGTGGTTGAGAGAGGTCGTGTGGGCTTAtgcattttgcccacacgtaggcatGTGAGAGGCCGCAAGAAAAAAAGCGAGGCGTGTGGACGCTAGTTGTTTTACCCATACGTAGGTGTGTAAGCTGGTTCTCTTAGACACCACATAAAATGTGTGGACAGACCGTTATCGTCGTCCATTTTTTATCAGCTCTATCAAAACTCGAGATTCGAGATGCAATGAGACTGGGACACGTTGATCAAGCAGGTGACTCCTACACTTGTTTACTCGGACCTGTTCATCTCCTACTTGGCCTTGGGCACTGGCATCCGCATGTGCTGTATGCCTGTATCGAATCAGCAGCTAGCTCCTGATATGGGTGAGCGATCCAGCTTCGCGAAGCTACGGACGCGTCACAGCGCGTGTCCTCTCTACGTGGCGGCCATGGACGTGCTCCGGCGCGCGACGTGTCCCCGGGTCTGTCCGTGGCCGCAGCCTATATATATAGCTGCTACCACGCTCTAGGCCAGTCAGTCGATCGAAGCCAAGTCGAGCAATAGCCAAAGTGATCTCTTGTTTTTACACTTCGTCGAGAGCAAGTCAGAAGTAGTAGTGCTAGTTTGTTTGATCCAGTTCAGTTGAGAGAGAGATGGCGTCCAACCAGAACCAGGCGAGCTACCGCGCCGGCGAGGCCAAGGGCCACACCCAGGTACGTACTCCTACTTCTGTGGACGGTCTCCGACGAGTTGCCGCGTGTGCCTGCGCCGTGTCTGAGATGGGATGTGACCGTGCTGTTTGCATTGCAGGAGAAGGCTGGGCAAGTGATGGGCGCGGCCGAGGACAAGGCCTACGAGGCCAAGGACCGGGTGGCGGCTCTGGCGGGCCACTCCTCCGGACAGGGGCAGGGCGCCACGGAGGCCACCAAGCACAAGGCCGGCGAGGCCACCGACAAGGCGTCCCAGACGGCGCAGGCGGCCAAGGACAGGGCTGCCGGGACGGCGCAGACAGCCAAGGACAAGGCCTCCGAGACCGCGCAGGCCGCCAAGGACCGCACCGTGGAGAGCAAGGACCAGACCGGCAGCTTCCTCGGCGAGAAGACGGAGATGGCCAAGCAGAAGGCAGCGGAGACCGCCGAGGCGGCCAGGCAGAAGGTGGCGGAGACCGTGCAGTACACGCAGGAAAGGACCTACGACGGGGCGCAGTACGCCAAGGAGTCCGCCGTCGCCAGCAAGGACAACACCGGCAGCGTCCTCCAGCAGGCCGGCGAGACGGTGGTGAATGCCGTGGTGGGCGCCAAGGATGCCGTGGCCAACACGCTGGGCATGGGCACAGATGGCACCAACACCAACACCAGCGCCGCCACCAAGGACACCACCACCCGCACCTCAGAGGAGATCGTCAGGGATCACCATTAGACGCATGAGCTCAATTTGCTTTCTTTCCTTCTCTTGACAAACGTACTTGGTCGCAACTTTGATTTTGTAATGTATCTCCTTTGTGTTTGTCATGTCAAGTTAGTACGATGTAACAATAATAATACTCTCTTcatttcaaattactcgtcgcagaaatgaatgtatctaaaactaaaatacatctagatacattcatactTACATACATTCATACTTACAATATACATTCATACTTACGATAAGTAATTCAGTACGAAGGAACTAGTTTGGAATTAAGCTTATACACGTGGCAGGGTATACTATAGTTTGTGCATGTGACACCTCCCCTCATTCACCCGCCAAAAAGAAAATACCTCCCCTCATTTTGTTCCGATGAACCGAGTGAGTAGACATGCCTCATCCAAGGATGATCCACTGGCGTCTGCAGGGCCACAAATCTTCGAAACTAGATGATACTTCGCCCATTGTTGCGgttattttattaaaaaaatacgtAAATGGTTGTTAAAAATAACTAAATCTAATGAAAAATATGCttgaaaaataataaaacaaagtTTCTAAAAATTGAATATAAACTATTTTACTGTTAAGAAATATCATTTCGAACAAAAATGTAAAGGATGACTAACATGATATATGATGTGACAGTGTTACATGCATAGACTAATGTAAAATAATTGTAATTTATAAGTTTGATATGTGGCAGATTTTGCATGGTTCAATGGGAGAGAAGATTTAAAATGACCTTAATGAAGATGTTCTCTTATGTTATGTGATAGATTTTGCAAGGCTTAGTAAAGAAAGACTTAAATACATGACTAAATGATGCATGGCTTACTGAAAAATAAGACTTAAATACATGACCTTAATGAAAACGTTGAGGTGGCCACTTTGTTCATGGGCCCAATGTTCTAAATTCATTATCAATGATTCTTCGAGCAGCAAGGAACAAACACCATTTAGGTAAATCACTCTTGAGCTATTTCTTTTATTAAGATAACTAACAAATCTTCGTTTTTGTTTTTGCCATCGTTTTTTGAGTCTCTTGCAATATATATTTCTTTTGAAGTGTCTCCTATCTGCATTAATATGTACAGTGCAATGGTTTATGCCTCTATGTTTCATCCAAATTTCTTTTGAAGTGCCTCCTATTTGAGCGTATGTTTTAGTGAGAAGCATAATTTGTGAATTTAGAATATGAAATTTGGTCATCGGAATGGGAGCGTTCTAATTTGCCACCtcatttttccagtaatataaaaTGAATTTACAATTGAATAAACCATGAATTCTTTTGTTTGCTTTTTGATCTACACTAATTGGGGGTTGGAGTACTTGATGTATGCGTTGTATTATTGATGTGGTCATAACCAAGCAACCATAAATATTGTTTTTGATTTCCTTGGGATGAAGATACTTCTATGTGACAATCATATGTTTACTAATACATAGTGGGGTTTCGAAAACTGATGGTTACTTCTATTTCTTGGCAACAAATTACTTTGTTTCCAGGAACTGTTGGATTACAAGTCCCCATGTTTATTTGGATTTCTAGAGCTTTGACAAAGCCACAATAAGTACTGGTTGGTCATACTTTGTCAAAACAACAAAGATTGAAAAAAATTCGGATGTGTCTTCAGCTTCGACACTACTGACGGCAAGCTGTTGATAGGCTTTGAAAATGTTGATCAAGGGTTGATAATTCTGTTGTCCATGGAAAACACATCATATTTTTCAACCAACTAAACAAATTACTCACATCAGGTTCATATGATGTGCCATGTGAAGTGTTGAATGGCGAGACGATCAAGTGAAGCTATCTAACAGTAAGCTTATGTGGACCTGTATAAGTTCTTTATCTCGCCGCTATGGCTTGTTGTTGCTATGTAATAAGTATGGTGTTTGTATCTAACTTGATGTGGATCAATCGATTTTACTCACTTTAGAATAAAATATATATATTTAATTTTCTCATGAAATTCCAAATGAGTAGTTCTATTAACAAAATATGTCCTACTTGCCTTGCATTTGGTACATTTAATTGCCTTGCATTTTGCCATGACTTCAACGAAAAGATCTTATACCAAGTAGCAGCAATACTCTGTTTTTGGCATATCCTTACTATGAGCACTTTGTTTAGGCGATGCCATTACACTTTCGACCAGACGCAcaagttagagcatctacaaccatgaTTGGCAAATCCGGCCTCTCAAACACCCGCGGATGCGAGTACTGACCGTGCACCCCTCAAATAATGTAGTCCACACCCGGACACCTCGattatcatatctcaaaaccatatAAACTCATGCAATTACGTCGATGGACACACATTGTCCGACCACTCTATCACTACTAACTAAACATGCCATCAGACTACCAAAATTGGGCTTGTTTGGCTATGGCGGAGTTCATCCTTGGCTGCCCTTGCTCTTCCCGACGTCCTTGTCGTCCTTCTCGCGGAAGTATCAGTCAAAGACGTAGTACGAATCGAGCCGGATCTGCTTGTCGCCGGAGCTGTCCTCGCCAGAGCTGTCTGCCTTCATCTGGACTTCGACCAAAATAGATCTCACTTAgaagagtaaatagcataaaactactactttacaggatagggtttcaaaaaactaccggttttcaatttttctcagataactaccaaatgGGTGGTTGGCTGTTTCAGAAAACCCAAATCGTGGAGTGCTTAGCTATTGATCATGATTATGACAAGTCGGATCCGCACCTAAACTCACCGTCAGTTTGACCGTTTAGTTTGACTGttacctgacgtgtgggccccacacgtcagtgtctcttCCTCCTGctcttctccttccttcttctcctccctcccCGCAGCCCCGCCTGCGCCAACTCAAGTCATGGCCGCCGGCCATCCTGCTGCCTACGCCGCCGCTCCTTGACCTCCACGGCGACCAGAAAAAACAAAGGTCGGCTCCTGGTGCAGCTCATCTCATCCACCAGTGAAAAAAATAAAGGCCAGCTCCACCTCCTTCGCGCGGCCATGGCCACCTCCTTCGCGCGGCCATGGCTGCCGGCCCTCGCTGCTGCCCACGCTGCCCCCTTCTGCGCGGCCATGGTGACCGTCTCTGCGCGGAGGCCGGCCACGCCACACGCCAAACCAGGGAAGGAGCGCTGCGCGAGGAGCAGCCGGCACCCAGGAGCACGGCCGCCGCCAACCACGCGCCATGGCCAGGGGGCTgggactccggccgccgcgcccagGGGGCTgggactccggccgccgcgcccagGAGCTGGGACTCCGGCTGCCGCGCCCAGGGGCTgggactccggccgccgccttcggACTCCATGGCCGCCGTGCCTTagaaagagggagagggagaggatgcACGGAGGGGAGCTCACGAGAGGGAGGAGGACGCACGACGGCTGCGGCGGCGCTGGAAGGGAGCTCCGTCGCGACGGGAGAGAGCTCCCCGTCGAGCACAGCGGCGGGTGCGCTCCTGTGGATCTTGAGCACGGGAGGGACCCGATGGCTTTTTTCAATTTCTTTGGAGGACCTAATTGCTTTTTTAAGTTTGCAgggacactgacatatgggccctagaTGTCATTTAACGGTCAAACAATCAGTTTTCTTACATGCGGGCCCCAACTGTCATAATCATGATTAATAATAAAGCACTAGACAATTagagttttttgaaacagccgtcccctgacttggtagttatctgagaaaaattaaaaaccgatagttttttgaaaccctagcctgtaaagtagtagttttatgctatttactccacTTAGAAAAATGAGCAGAGTATGTGGCCGCACTTCCACGTCATCATCGTAATATAATGGGAGTAGTTTCCACTTGTGGTAATCTAGGCATCGCATGTGTGCATACTCCGTATTTTTTTACCAGCTCTATCAAAACTCAAGATTAGAGATGCAATGAGAGTGGGACACGTTGATCAAGTAGATGAGTCCTACACTTGTTTTACTCGCACTTGTTCATCTCCTACTTGGCCTTGGGCACTGGCATCCGCATATGCTGCATCGAATCAGCAGCTAGCTCGTGATATCCACCACTCGCTTAATAAAACAAAGTTTATTATCGGTAATGGTAACaccactcgcttctgggaggaCACTTGGCTTGGTGAAACGTCGTTGACGCTTCAGTATCCGtccctgtatcgtattgttcagCGACGTGATGCTCTGATTGCAACGATCatgcagtccattccccttaatGTTCAGTTTAGGAGGGTGCTCATTGGCGACcggtgggaagcatggcttcatctggtgagtagactgatggaggtttgGCTAGCTCATCAgtccgatcagttgtgttggaagcttactaggtctggagatttcacagtcaagtcgatgtatatcgatgtcatcaactctagtgttattcctagttccaaacatgtttgaaaAGTCAaggttcctttgaaaattaaagtgtttatgtggtttgtacataaacaagtcattttaacaaaggaTAATTTGGTTAAGTGCAACTGGAcatgatctactaggtgtagtttctgtgatcgggacgaaactatcaagcaccttttctttgattgcccgttggcgagAGTGTTATAGCACAcagtgcaaattgcctttaacattactcctctgaATTCGGTCAGTTTGTTATTTGAAACGTGGCCTGTTGGGATAGAGTCCAAAATAACTAGATATATTCGCGTAGGagtttgtgcgttgttatgggcaatttaaaactgcagaaatgatttggcttttaacagagcAACAACCTACGACGCGGCGCGGTACGCCGAGAAGTCCGCCGTTGCCGGCAAGGACAAGACCGCGGCAGCGTCCTCCAGCAGGCTGGCGAGACGGTGGTGAACGCCCTGGTGGGCGCCAAGGACGCCGTGGCCAACACGCTGGGAATGGGCGGAGACAACACCAACACCAACGGCAGCGCCGCCACCAAGGAGAAGATCGTCAGGGATCACCATTAGACGCATGAGCTCAAATTGCTTTCCTTTCCTTCTCTTGCCACACGCATTTGGTGTTCCAGTTTCATGATTTCCACGCGCACATTTTGGTCGTAACTTTGATTTTGTAATGTATCTTTGTGTTTGTCATTTCAAGTTCTAGTACGATGTAACAATAATAAAAGTTTGGAATTAAGCTTATACACGTGGCAGGGTATACTATAGTTTGTGTCATGTGACACCTCCCCTCATTTTGTTCTGATGAACCGAGTGAGCAGACATGCCTCATCCAAGGATGATCCGCTGGCGTCTGCAGGCCACAAATCATCGGAACTAATGATACTCCGTGCGTTGTTGCAGTAAGTTTATTAAAAATTGGGTAAATAGTTGCTAAAAATAACTAAATCTAATAAAAAAATATATGTTTGAAAATCAATAAAACGAAATTTCTAAAAATTGAGTATAAACTTTTTTACCGTTAAAAATATCATTTCGAACAGTAAGTTTATTAAAATTTGGGTAAATAGTTGCTAAAAATAACTAAATCTAATAAAAAAATATATGTTTGAAAATCAATAAAACAAAATTTCTAAAAATTGAGTATAAACTTTTTTACCGTTAAAAATATCATTTCGAACAAAAATGTGAAGgatgacaaatatgcatgtatgatgTGGCAGTGCTACATGCATAGACTAACGCAAAAATAATTATAAATTACAAGTTTGTTACGTGGCAGATTTTGCATGGCTCAGTGAGAGAGAATATTAAAAATGGCCTTAATGGAGACGTTTGCTTATGTGATAGATTTTGCATGACTTAGTAAAAAATTGACTTAATTACATGACTAGATTTTGCATGGCTTAATGGAAAAAAGACTTAAATACACGACTTTAATGAAAACGTTGAGGTGGCCACTCTGCTTCATGAGCCAATGTTCTAAATTCATTATCAATGATTCTTCGAGCGGCAAGGAACAAACACCATTTAGGTAAATCACTCTTGAGCTATTTCTTTCATTGAGATAATGCAACAAATCTTCGTTTTTGTTTTCGCCGTCATTTTTGAGTCTCTTGTAATATATATTTCTTTTGAAGTGCCTCCTATCTACATTAATATGTAGAGTGCAATGGTATATGCCCCTATGTTTCATTCAGATTTCTTTTGAAATGCCTCCTATTTGCATTAATATGTACAGTGCAAATGGTGTATGCCTCTATGTTTCATTCAGATTTCTTTTGGAGTGCCTCCTATTTGAGTGTATGTTTTAGTGAGAAGCCTaatttgtgaatttaaaatatggAATTTGGTCACCCTAATGGGAATATTCTAATTTGTCACCTCATTTTTTCAGTAATATAAAATGAATTTACAATTGAAGAAACCATgaattcttttgttttctttttgatcTACACTGATTGGGGTTGGAGTACTTGATGTATGTGTTGTATTATTCATGTGGTCATAACCAAAGAACCATAAATATTGTTTTTGATTTTCTTGGGATGAAGATACTTTTATGTGACAACCATATGTTTACTAATACATAGTGGGGTTTCGGAAACTGATGGTTACTTTCATTTCTTAACAACAAATTACTTTGATTCCAGGAACTGTTGGATTACAAGTCCCCATGTTTATTTGGATTCCTGAAGCTTTGACAAAGCCACAATAACTACTGGTTGGTCAGACTTTGTCAAaacaacaaaaaattggaaaaaatcGAACGTGTCTTCGGCTTCGACACTACTAACGGCAAACTATCGATAAGCTTTGAAAATGTTGGTCCAAGATTGATAATTTTGTTGTCCATGGAAAACATATCATATTTCTCAACTGACAAAACAAATTACTCACAACAGGTTCATATGATGTGTCATGTGAAGTGTTGAATGACGAGACGATCAAGTGAAGCTATCTAACAGTAAGCTTATGTGGAACTATATAAGTTCCTTATCTCGCTGTCGCTATGGTTTGTTGTTTCTATGTAATAAGTATGGTGTTTGTATCTAACTTGATGTGGATCAATCGACTTTACTCGCTTTTGGAATAAAATATATATTTACATTTCTCATGAAATTACAAATGAGTAGTTCTATTAACAAAATATGTCCTACTTGCCTTCCATTTGGTACATTTAATTGCCTTCCCCTTAGGCATGATTTCAACAAAAAGATCttataccaagtagcaacaatactCCGTTTTTGGTATATCCTTACTATGAGCACTTTGTTTAGGCGCTGCCATTACACTTTCTACCACGCACGcaagttagagcatctacaaccgtgaTTGGCAAATCCGGctcctcaaacgcccgcggacgcgtcTAGGCGCGTCTGCGGGCACTGACCAGGGACCCCTTAAATAATGTAATCCACATCCGGATACCTCAATTACCATATCTTAAATTCATACAAACTCATACAACTACGTcgacggtgaaggaaatatgccatagaggcaataataaagttattatttatttccttatttcatgataaatgtttattattcatgctagaattgtattaaccggaaacataatacatgtgtgaatacatagacaaacagagtgtcactagtatgcctctacttgactagctcgttaatcaaagatggttatgtttcctaaccatagacatgtgttgtcatttgattaacgggatcacatcattaggagaatgatgtgattgacatgacccattccattagcttagcacccgatcgtttagtatgttgctattgctttcttcatgacttatacatgttcctgtgactatgagattatgcaactcccgtttgtcggaggaacactttgtgtgctaccaaatgtcacaacgtaactgggtgattataaaggagctctacaggtgtctccaaaggtacatgttgggttggcgtatttcgagattaggatttgtcactccgattgtcggagaggtatctctgggccctctcggtaatgcacatcacataagccttgcaagcattgcaactaatgagttagttgcgagatgatgtattacgaaacgagtaaaaagacttgccggtaacgagattgaactaggtattgagataccgacgatcgaatctcgggcaagtaacataccgatgacaaagggaacaacgtatgttgttatgcggtctgaccgataaagatctttgtagaatatgtgggagccaatatgagcatccaggttccgctattggttattgaccggagacgtgtcttggtcatgtctacattgttctcgaacccgtagggtccgcacgcttaaggtttcgatgacagttatattatgagtttatgagttttgatgtaccgaaggagttctcggtcccggatgagataggggacatgacgaggagtctcgaaatggtcgagatgtaaagatcgatatattggacgactatattcggacatcggaaaggttccgagtggttcgggtatttttcggagtaccggggagttacgggaatacggagaagaagtatatgggccttattgggctttaggggagagggagaggcaggccgcgtgcccccccaaggcctagtccgaattggactagggggaggggctgcaccccctccttccttctcttccctcttccccttccttgtctcctactcctactacatggaaggactcctagttggactaggaaagggggaatcctactcccggtgcgagtaggactcccctagggcgcgccatagagagggtcggccctcccctcctccactcctttatatacgggggcagggggcaccccatagacacacaagttgatccacgtgattatattcttagccgtgtgcggtgcccccttccaccataatcctcgataatattgtagcggtgcttaggcgaagccctgcgacggtagtacatcaagatcgtcaccacgccgtcgtgctgacggaactcttccctgacactttgctagattggagtccggggatcgtcatcgagctgaacgtgtgctaaaactcggaggtgtcgtagtttcagtgcttgatcggtcgggtcgtgaagacgtacaactacatcaaccgcgttgtgctaacgcttcagctgtcggtctacaagggtatgtagatcacactctcccctctcgttgctatgcatcaccatgatcttgcgtgtgcgtaggattttttttgaaattactatgtgtccccaacagtggcatccgagcctaggttttatgtgttgatgttatatgcacgagtagaacacaagtgagttgtgggcgatataagtcatcctgcttaccagcatgtcatactttggttcggcggtattgttggacgaagcggcccggaccgacattacgcgtacacttacgcgagaccggttctcccaacgtgctttgcacaaaggtggctagcgagtgacagtttctccaactttagttgaaccgagtgtggctacgcccggtccttgcgaaggttaaaacagcaccaacttgacaaactatcgttgtggttttgatgcgtaggtaagattggtttttacttaagcccgtagcagccacgtaaaacttgcaacaacaaagtagaggacgtctaacttgtttttgcagggcatgttgtgatgtgatatggtcaagacatgatgctaaattttattgtatgagatgatcatattttgtaaccaagttatcgacaactggcaggagccatatggttgtcgctttattgtatgcaatgcaattgcgctgtaatgctttactttatcactaagcggtagcgatagtcgtggaagcataagattggcgagacgacaacgatgctatgatggtgatcaaggtgtcgcgccggtgacgatggtgatcacgatggtgcttcgaagatggagatcacaagcacaagatgatgatggccatatcatatcacttatattgattgcatgtgatgtttatcttttatgcatcttatcttgctttgattgacgatagcattttaagatgatttctcactaattatcaagaagtgttctccctgagtatgcaccgttgcgaaagttcttcgtgctgagacaccacgtgatgatcgggtgtgataggctctacgttcaaatacaacgggtgcaaaacagttgcacacgcagaatactcaggttatacttgacgagccaagcatatacagatatggcctcggaacacagagaccgaaaggtcgagcgtga
Proteins encoded in this window:
- the LOC123180304 gene encoding late embryogenesis abundant protein 19; amino-acid sequence: MASNQNQASYRAGEAKGHTQEKAGQVMGAAEDKAYEAKDRVAALAGHSSGQGQGATEATKHKAGEATDKASQTAQAAKDRAAGTAQTAKDKASETAQAAKDRTVESKDQTGSFLGEKTEMAKQKAAETAEAARQKVAETVQYTQERTYDGAQYAKESAVASKDNTGSVLQQAGETVVNAVVGAKDAVANTLGMGTDGTNTNTSAATKDTTTRTSEEIVRDHH